The following are encoded together in the Pseudomonas xantholysinigenes genome:
- the hemH gene encoding ferrochelatase, giving the protein MTDHALLLVNLGSPASTKVADVRRYLNQFLMDPYVIDLPWPVRRLLVSLILIKRPEQSAHAYASIWWDEGSPLVVLTRRLQQAMTAHWPHGPVEIAMRYGEPALPEVLERLAAQGVRKVTLAPLYPQFADSTVTTVVELARQTIAERKLALQTRILQPFYEHPDYIEALAASARPYLEQDYDHLLLSFHGLPERHLKKLDPTGNHDFQAADCCAGASAEMRAVCYRGQCLATAKAFAQKMGIADGKWSVSFQSRLGRAKWIEPYTETRLDELGKAGVKKLLVMCPAFVADCIETLEEIGMRGSEQFIEAGGKELVLVPCLNDHPEWVKVLAGMCEKA; this is encoded by the coding sequence ATGACCGATCACGCCCTGCTGCTGGTCAACCTGGGTTCGCCGGCCTCAACGAAGGTGGCTGACGTGCGCCGTTATCTCAACCAGTTCCTCATGGACCCGTACGTGATCGACCTGCCCTGGCCGGTGCGGCGGCTGCTGGTGTCGCTGATCCTGATCAAGCGCCCGGAGCAGTCGGCCCACGCCTACGCCTCGATCTGGTGGGACGAGGGGTCGCCGCTGGTGGTGCTGACCCGACGCCTGCAACAGGCGATGACCGCCCATTGGCCCCATGGCCCGGTGGAAATCGCCATGCGCTACGGTGAACCGGCGCTGCCGGAGGTGCTTGAGCGCCTGGCCGCCCAGGGTGTGCGCAAGGTGACCCTGGCGCCGCTTTATCCACAATTCGCCGACAGTACCGTGACCACGGTGGTCGAACTGGCCAGGCAGACCATCGCCGAGCGCAAGCTGGCGCTGCAAACACGCATTCTTCAGCCGTTCTACGAGCACCCCGACTACATCGAGGCGTTGGCCGCCAGTGCCCGGCCTTACCTGGAGCAGGACTACGACCACCTGCTGCTGAGCTTCCACGGCTTGCCCGAGCGCCATCTGAAGAAGCTCGACCCTACCGGCAACCACGATTTCCAGGCCGCCGATTGCTGCGCCGGTGCCAGCGCCGAGATGCGCGCGGTGTGCTATCGCGGCCAGTGCCTGGCCACGGCCAAGGCCTTCGCACAGAAGATGGGTATTGCGGATGGCAAGTGGTCGGTGTCGTTCCAGTCGCGCCTGGGGCGGGCCAAGTGGATCGAACCCTATACCGAAACGCGGCTCGACGAGCTGGGCAAGGCGGGCGTAAAGAAGCTGCTGGTGATGTGCCCGGCATTTGTTGCCGACTGCATCGAAACCCTCGAGGAGATCGGCATGCGCGGCAGCGAGCAGTTCATCGAGGCTGGCGGCAAGGAGCTGGTGCTGGTGCCGTGCCTGAATGATCACCCGGAGTGGGTGAAGGTGTTGGCGGGGATGTGCGAGAAGGCTTGA
- a CDS encoding TIGR01777 family oxidoreductase, translating into MHILLTGGTGLIGQHLCQLWRGQGHRLTVWSRRPDEVAKICGAGVRGVVRLDDIDADDAVDAVVNLAGAPIADRPWTAARRTLLWASRVTLTEQLLAWLERREQRPQVLVSGSAVGWYGDGGERELTEASAPVKEDFASQLCIAWEETAQRAQALGMRVVLVRTGLVLAADGGFLSRLRLPYKLGLGGPLGDGRQWMPWIHIEDQIALIDFLVQHKDASGPYNACAPEPVRNRAFAKCLGRALRRPAFMPMPALLLRAGLGELSTLLLGGQRARPVRLLAAGFTFRFNDLQSALDDLSSRL; encoded by the coding sequence ATGCATATATTGCTGACCGGCGGTACCGGCCTGATCGGCCAACACCTCTGCCAGCTGTGGCGAGGGCAGGGGCATCGGCTGACCGTGTGGAGCCGCCGCCCCGACGAGGTGGCGAAAATCTGTGGCGCCGGTGTGCGCGGCGTTGTCCGGTTGGACGACATTGACGCCGATGACGCGGTGGACGCGGTGGTCAATTTGGCCGGCGCGCCGATTGCCGACCGGCCCTGGACCGCAGCGCGGCGCACCCTTTTGTGGGCCAGTCGGGTGACCCTGACCGAGCAACTGCTGGCCTGGCTGGAGCGCCGCGAACAGCGACCGCAGGTGCTGGTGTCGGGCTCCGCGGTGGGTTGGTATGGCGATGGCGGCGAGCGCGAACTCACCGAGGCTTCTGCGCCGGTGAAGGAGGATTTCGCCAGCCAGCTGTGCATCGCCTGGGAAGAAACCGCGCAGCGCGCTCAGGCCTTGGGCATGCGTGTGGTGCTGGTACGCACCGGGCTGGTGCTGGCCGCCGATGGCGGCTTTTTGTCGCGCCTGCGCCTGCCTTACAAACTGGGGCTGGGCGGGCCGTTGGGCGATGGCCGGCAGTGGATGCCCTGGATCCATATAGAGGACCAGATCGCCCTGATTGATTTTCTTGTGCAGCACAAGGACGCCAGCGGTCCCTATAATGCCTGCGCGCCAGAGCCGGTGCGCAACCGCGCGTTCGCCAAGTGCCTGGGCCGCGCCCTGCGCCGCCCGGCGTTCATGCCGATGCCGGCGTTGTTGCTCAGGGCCGGGCTCGGCGAGCTGTCGACGCTGCTGCTCGGCGGCCAGCGCGCTCGCCCGGTACGCTTGCTGGCGGCGGGTTTCACGTTCCGCTTCAACGATCTGCAATCGGCCCTGGACGACTTGTCCAGCCGCCTCTGA
- a CDS encoding NAD(P)/FAD-dependent oxidoreductase, which yields MTVPIAIIGAGIAGLSAAQALQKAGQTVHLFDKGHGSGGRMASKRSEAGALDLGAQYFTARDRRFVEQVQHWVADGWAAQWKPQLYNYRDGELTPSPDEQVRWVGVPRMSAITRGLLKDVTVNFGCRIAEVFRGKQYWHLQDTEGCSHGPFSRVVIAVPAPQATPLLAATPKLAAVAAGVQMEPTWAIALGFQTPLDTPMQGCFVQDNPLDWLARNRSKPGRDEQLDTWVLHATSSWSKQHIDLPKEEVIEQLWGEFAELVGCVVPPPTFALAHRWLYARPASNHEWGALADADLGLYACGDWCLSGRVEGAWLSGQEAARRLLEHLE from the coding sequence ATGACAGTACCTATTGCCATCATCGGTGCCGGAATCGCCGGCCTGTCCGCCGCCCAGGCCCTGCAAAAGGCCGGGCAGACCGTCCATCTATTCGACAAAGGCCACGGCAGTGGCGGCCGCATGGCCAGCAAGCGCAGCGAGGCCGGCGCGCTGGACCTTGGCGCCCAGTACTTCACCGCCCGCGACCGGCGCTTCGTCGAACAAGTGCAGCATTGGGTCGCGGATGGCTGGGCGGCGCAGTGGAAGCCACAGCTGTACAACTACCGCGATGGCGAGCTGACGCCCTCTCCCGATGAACAGGTGCGCTGGGTTGGCGTGCCACGCATGAGCGCCATCACCCGTGGCCTGCTCAAGGACGTCACGGTGAACTTCGGCTGCCGCATCGCCGAGGTGTTCCGCGGCAAGCAGTACTGGCACCTGCAGGACACCGAAGGGTGCAGCCATGGTCCGTTCAGCCGCGTGGTCATCGCCGTGCCGGCACCCCAGGCCACGCCATTGCTGGCCGCCACGCCGAAACTCGCCGCCGTCGCCGCCGGCGTGCAGATGGAGCCGACCTGGGCCATCGCCCTCGGTTTCCAGACCCCGCTAGACACCCCCATGCAAGGTTGCTTCGTGCAGGACAACCCACTCGACTGGCTGGCCCGCAATCGCAGCAAGCCAGGCCGTGACGAACAGCTCGATACCTGGGTGCTGCATGCCACTTCCAGCTGGAGCAAGCAACATATCGACCTGCCCAAAGAAGAAGTGATCGAACAGCTGTGGGGCGAGTTCGCCGAGCTGGTGGGCTGTGTGGTTCCGCCCCCGACTTTTGCCCTCGCCCACCGTTGGCTGTATGCCCGGCCGGCCAGCAATCACGAATGGGGCGCGCTCGCCGATGCCGACCTGGGCCTGTATGCCTGTGGCGACTGGTGCCTGTCCGGTCGGGTCGAAGGGGCATGGCTCAGCGGCCAGGAGGCGGCAAGGCGCCTGCTGGAGCATCTGGAATAG
- a CDS encoding YbgA family protein, whose amino-acid sequence MNAPPLAHKPRLAISACLTGQPVRYNAGHKASSLCLELLGEHFQWLALCPEMAIGLGTPREPIRLVGDPEHPAVVGTRTGGTDLAGPLRAYAEQMAEEADDICGYIFMQKSPSCGLERVKVYQDDGRPAHQGGRGAYAAAFCARRPDLPIEEEGRLHDPVLRENFIARVYAYADWQQLLRQGLTRGALIRFHSRYKYLLMAHNPEAYRRLGRLLGSLRRDDDPALVGPRYFTQLMQALRRCASRGTHGNVLQHLSGYLRNGLDQADKAELRQIIDQYQHGVVPLVVPLTLLRHHLRNHPDPYLLQQAYLHPHPPELGLRNAI is encoded by the coding sequence ATGAACGCGCCCCCGCTCGCCCACAAGCCACGCCTGGCCATCAGCGCCTGCCTGACCGGCCAACCGGTGCGCTACAACGCCGGCCACAAAGCCTCGTCCCTGTGCCTCGAACTGCTTGGAGAACATTTCCAGTGGCTGGCACTGTGCCCTGAAATGGCGATAGGGCTTGGCACCCCGCGCGAACCCATCCGCCTGGTCGGCGACCCCGAGCACCCCGCCGTGGTCGGCACGCGCACGGGCGGCACCGATCTGGCCGGGCCGTTGCGCGCCTATGCCGAGCAGATGGCCGAAGAGGCTGACGACATCTGCGGCTATATCTTCATGCAGAAGTCGCCGTCCTGCGGGCTGGAACGGGTCAAGGTCTACCAGGACGACGGTCGCCCGGCGCACCAGGGCGGTCGCGGCGCCTACGCCGCAGCGTTCTGCGCGCGCCGTCCGGACCTGCCGATCGAGGAAGAGGGACGCCTGCACGATCCGGTATTGCGGGAGAACTTCATCGCCCGCGTCTATGCCTACGCCGACTGGCAACAGCTGCTGCGCCAAGGCCTGACCCGCGGCGCGCTGATCCGCTTTCACTCGCGCTACAAGTACCTGCTGATGGCCCACAACCCTGAGGCCTACCGCCGCCTGGGCCGACTGCTCGGCAGCTTGCGCCGCGACGACGACCCCGCGCTGGTCGGCCCGCGCTACTTCACCCAGTTGATGCAGGCCTTGCGCCGCTGCGCCAGCCGCGGCACCCATGGCAATGTGCTGCAGCACCTGAGCGGCTACCTGCGCAACGGTCTCGACCAGGCCGACAAAGCCGAACTGCGACAGATCATCGATCAGTACCAGCACGGCGTAGTGCCCCTGGTCGTACCGCTGACGCTGTTGCGCCACCATCTGCGCAACCATCCCGACCCCTACCTGCTGCAACAGGCCTACCTGCACCCTCACCCACCGGAGCTGGGACTGCGCAATGCCATCTGA